In the genome of Polaribacter sp. MED152, one region contains:
- the dut gene encoding dUTP diphosphatase, which translates to MNVQIINKSKHATPNYETEGAAGMDLRANIDAAITLKPLERAIIKTGLFIALPIGFEAQVRPRSGLAAKKGITVLNSPGTVDADYRGEIGVILVNLSNEDFVINDGERIAQLVIAKHERVNWQEVNVLDDTERGSGGFGSTGV; encoded by the coding sequence CAACTCCTAATTATGAAACTGAAGGAGCTGCTGGTATGGATTTAAGAGCAAACATAGATGCAGCAATCACGTTAAAACCATTAGAAAGAGCAATAATTAAAACTGGTTTATTCATTGCTTTACCTATAGGTTTTGAAGCTCAAGTAAGACCTAGAAGTGGTTTAGCTGCAAAAAAGGGTATTACTGTTTTAAATTCTCCAGGTACTGTAGATGCAGATTATAGAGGTGAAATTGGTGTTATTTTAGTGAATTTATCTAATGAAGATTTTGTGATAAATGATGGTGAAAGAATAGCTCAATTAGTTATTGCTAAACACGAGCGCGTAAACTGGCAAGAAGTTAACGTTTTAGATGATACTGAACGTGGTTCAGGAGGTTTTGGTAGCACAGGAGTATAA
- a CDS encoding GNAT family N-acetyltransferase produces the protein MISVSKNITLKPITEQDIAVLYQLMCKIYPAAYSFLWPDKGNWYIHQQYSKSNILKELKQLNADYYFVLVDDEIVGNFRIVWDENLSNLQIENQVKLHRLYLDEKVQGKGVGKLLMLWLEKQAIAKKYNAIWLDAMDAKQQAFQFYKKLGYQYHSHIFLPFDLMFDEVKKMSQLYKKL, from the coding sequence ATGATATCAGTTTCAAAAAATATAACACTAAAACCAATTACTGAGCAAGATATAGCAGTTTTGTATCAGTTAATGTGTAAAATATATCCTGCAGCTTACAGCTTTCTTTGGCCAGATAAGGGCAATTGGTATATTCATCAGCAATACTCTAAAAGCAACATATTAAAAGAGCTTAAACAACTAAATGCTGATTACTATTTTGTTTTAGTAGACGATGAAATTGTAGGCAACTTTAGAATTGTTTGGGATGAAAACCTAAGTAACCTTCAAATAGAAAATCAAGTAAAATTACATCGATTGTATTTAGATGAAAAAGTACAAGGAAAAGGCGTAGGAAAATTATTAATGTTATGGTTAGAAAAACAAGCTATCGCCAAAAAGTACAATGCAATTTGGCTAGATGCTATGGATGCTAAACAACAGGCCTTTCAATTCTATAAAAAGCTAGGCTATCAATACCATTCACATATATTTTTACCTTTTGATTTGATGTTCGATGAGGTTAAAAAAATGAGTCAGCTTTATAAAAAGCTTTAA